In the Grimontia kaedaensis genome, one interval contains:
- a CDS encoding nitric oxide reductase activation protein NorD codes for MDDRIRANKQRIEAQLVEKTDGLKLAFETGFQEADALMNAYELNTFLCETLNLMNKYQSDDVISAFLLSVPNTHKYTSDSVTESISGSVLLLADWLGSARLSQYLNTLPAVSERLCSKEGLAVYQKLVEDLARKAPRCLNVFLTRSPSLLTSLPILGLRHWAMIGAKAHAHDIEALNSYFTLSSVDSQNIFQRQRRGTLFVDVQRQLHFFIRAIWGRDFFLRPCISDTVQSDDCTAVATIPSIQAGTIFLPDALEAASTDNAALSAKNRFRAAAAHAAAHLIYSRPTPADEYSRTERYWFGVLEDARVEAMAIREFQGLRQLWMPFHLEKTHQSHCLSSQLSLALLTGNIEDAPPTLAFAVNAFNRLIDLDSRDAQQHEMNKLPGQLVSALGEFVETGEPEAVCYRDDNTYLWLEDGDEFYQWPLLSEPQVKRTVNVMEMVNEIDNELADDNAQEVWILESEFFRDGDPENVSMNELEGKQQISSPFYYPEWDYTANQARPAWVTLTERSVKKGAAADIDKLVENRQAQLRKIKAIIEALQPKGLQRFRKQFEGDELDLDAAIDAMKEIRRGALPDMNIDQRLIRRERDLAVLVLLDLSQSTMDSLPGNHSDLWVLDIAQEAAVMLANAIDGIGDPFAIHGFNSNGRSDVRYQRFKDFDEAYDDTTKSRLAAMEGGLSTRMGAALRHAKTYLAQQPQRKKLLLMVSDGEPADIDSRDPLYLQADTKHAIDDVLMQGITPFCLTIDPDADNYVAQIFGEGHYSVLDDANRLPDVLPNLFASITRTSA; via the coding sequence ATGGATGACAGAATACGCGCCAATAAACAAAGAATTGAAGCGCAGCTGGTCGAAAAAACAGATGGGTTAAAGCTCGCTTTTGAAACTGGCTTTCAGGAAGCAGACGCACTGATGAATGCTTACGAGTTGAATACTTTCCTGTGTGAGACTCTAAATTTAATGAATAAATATCAATCAGATGACGTTATCTCCGCCTTCTTACTCTCTGTTCCCAATACTCATAAATATACAAGTGACAGTGTCACTGAAAGCATATCAGGATCGGTTCTTTTGCTCGCAGATTGGTTGGGCTCTGCGCGTTTATCACAATACCTGAATACCCTGCCAGCTGTTTCGGAACGACTTTGCTCGAAGGAAGGTTTGGCCGTTTATCAAAAGCTGGTCGAGGACCTCGCTCGCAAAGCACCAAGGTGTCTTAATGTGTTCCTTACGCGGTCACCCAGCTTGCTCACATCATTGCCTATATTGGGATTACGCCACTGGGCCATGATTGGGGCGAAAGCCCACGCTCATGATATTGAAGCGCTCAACAGTTACTTCACGCTGTCGTCAGTGGACAGTCAAAATATCTTCCAACGACAACGCCGCGGCACGCTGTTTGTTGATGTTCAGCGCCAATTGCATTTCTTCATTCGCGCGATTTGGGGGCGTGATTTCTTTCTTCGTCCTTGTATTAGCGATACCGTTCAATCGGATGATTGCACTGCGGTGGCTACTATTCCTAGTATTCAAGCAGGTACGATTTTTCTTCCCGATGCATTGGAAGCTGCAAGCACAGATAACGCTGCACTTTCAGCGAAAAACCGTTTCCGGGCTGCGGCTGCCCACGCGGCAGCGCACTTGATATATTCAAGACCAACACCGGCCGATGAATACTCAAGGACTGAACGCTATTGGTTCGGCGTGTTAGAAGATGCGCGCGTGGAAGCAATGGCAATCAGAGAATTTCAGGGGTTGCGCCAACTATGGATGCCCTTTCACCTCGAGAAAACTCACCAAAGTCATTGCCTATCGAGTCAGCTTTCTCTGGCGTTACTGACTGGCAATATCGAGGATGCGCCGCCGACTTTGGCATTTGCCGTGAATGCCTTCAACAGATTGATCGATTTAGACAGTCGTGATGCTCAGCAACATGAAATGAATAAACTTCCTGGCCAACTGGTTTCAGCTTTGGGTGAATTTGTTGAAACAGGTGAGCCTGAGGCTGTCTGTTATCGTGACGACAATACTTACCTTTGGCTCGAAGATGGTGATGAGTTTTATCAGTGGCCTCTACTGTCCGAGCCACAGGTGAAAAGAACCGTCAATGTGATGGAGATGGTCAACGAAATCGACAATGAACTCGCCGATGACAATGCTCAGGAAGTGTGGATTTTGGAGTCTGAATTCTTTCGCGATGGTGATCCTGAAAACGTCAGCATGAATGAGCTGGAAGGCAAGCAACAAATATCCTCGCCCTTCTATTATCCAGAATGGGATTACACCGCAAACCAAGCCCGTCCGGCTTGGGTGACGCTTACCGAGCGTTCTGTGAAGAAAGGTGCAGCGGCAGACATTGATAAACTCGTCGAGAACCGACAAGCCCAACTCAGGAAAATCAAAGCCATCATTGAAGCCCTTCAACCCAAAGGACTGCAGAGGTTCAGGAAACAGTTTGAAGGTGATGAGTTGGATCTGGATGCTGCAATCGATGCCATGAAAGAAATTCGTCGTGGCGCGCTGCCTGATATGAACATTGACCAAAGACTTATTCGGCGTGAACGGGATTTGGCCGTGTTGGTTTTACTGGATCTCTCTCAATCGACCATGGATTCACTACCTGGCAATCACAGTGACCTCTGGGTGCTGGATATTGCCCAGGAAGCGGCGGTGATGTTAGCCAATGCGATTGATGGCATTGGGGATCCGTTTGCTATTCATGGGTTTAACTCTAACGGCCGAAGTGATGTTCGTTATCAACGCTTTAAAGATTTTGATGAAGCTTACGATGACACTACAAAGTCCCGGTTAGCTGCAATGGAAGGCGGATTATCAACCCGAATGGGCGCAGCATTGCGACACGCCAAAACATATTTGGCTCAGCAACCCCAGCGAAAAAAACTACTGTTAATGGTCAGCGATGGTGAACCTGCGGACATAGACAGCCGTGATCCGCTTTATCTTCAGGCAGATACCAAACATGCTATCGATGATGTGTTAATGCAAGGCATCACTCCATTCTGTCTGACGATAGATCCGGACGCGGACAATTACGTCGCTCAGATATTTGGTGAAGGCCATTATTCAGTTTTGGATGATGCCAACAGACTGCCTGATGTATTACCGAACTTATTCGCGAGCATTACCCGGACGTCTGCCTAA
- a CDS encoding ribulose bisphosphate carboxylase small subunit, producing MSEVMDYSSRLTDPHSRKFETFSYLPRMTAEQIRRQVEFIVSKGWNPAIEHTEPEEATSSFWYMWKLPMFGETNVDQILNEAQLCHNLNPNHHVRLIGYDNYRQSQGSSMVIYRAPGFE from the coding sequence ATGAGTGAAGTGATGGATTATTCGTCGCGGCTGACAGACCCACACAGCCGCAAGTTTGAAACCTTTTCTTATCTGCCGAGAATGACCGCCGAACAGATTCGCCGTCAGGTCGAGTTTATCGTCAGTAAAGGTTGGAACCCGGCCATTGAGCACACTGAGCCGGAGGAAGCGACAAGCTCCTTCTGGTACATGTGGAAACTGCCCATGTTTGGTGAAACCAATGTGGATCAGATCCTGAACGAAGCACAGCTCTGCCATAACCTGAATCCGAACCACCATGTTCGTTTGATTGGTTATGACAACTATCGCCAAAGTCAGGGATCATCCATGGTTATCTACCGCGCCCCTGGATTTGAGTAA
- a CDS encoding inositol monophosphatase family protein — protein MMIETSETHSSLGDYLKIRESDLQSLLFDIVRSAAFKAILPLYQRGLTNSDIGYKDNNDIVTAADTEMQSRLIDAFSRYWPNIGVLSEEQPIEIQCTVFNDKKRPYWVLDPIDGTSNFAFGIPYFCTSLALIFEGEIRVGLVYDPIRDECFYASQGNGTTLNGVKLPGVAQLNQSDSETDFKSAIAMVDFKRLPQTLAAELAAKPPYRSQRSFGASALDWCWIAANRCQLYLHGEQKLWDYAAGSLILSEAGGMSSSYDGSNVFNQSMQARSVIAATQPAQFEQWQQHISQHL, from the coding sequence ATGATGATAGAGACTTCTGAAACCCACTCGTCTTTGGGCGATTATTTGAAAATACGTGAAAGCGATCTGCAATCCTTGCTTTTCGATATCGTCAGAAGTGCGGCTTTCAAAGCGATACTGCCATTGTATCAGCGAGGTTTAACCAACAGCGATATTGGCTACAAAGACAATAATGACATAGTCACTGCCGCCGATACGGAGATGCAGAGCCGTTTGATTGATGCGTTTTCTAGATATTGGCCAAACATCGGGGTACTAAGTGAAGAACAGCCTATAGAAATACAATGCACTGTTTTTAATGATAAAAAAAGGCCGTATTGGGTATTGGATCCGATTGATGGAACCAGCAATTTCGCCTTTGGCATACCGTATTTCTGCACATCTTTGGCGCTGATCTTCGAAGGAGAGATTCGCGTTGGTCTGGTTTACGATCCAATCAGAGATGAGTGTTTTTACGCTTCTCAGGGGAATGGCACTACACTTAATGGAGTAAAGCTGCCTGGTGTCGCCCAATTAAATCAGTCGGATAGCGAGACTGATTTTAAAAGCGCAATAGCTATGGTCGACTTCAAAAGGTTGCCACAAACACTGGCCGCAGAGCTTGCAGCTAAGCCGCCATATCGCTCACAACGAAGTTTCGGGGCGAGCGCGTTGGATTGGTGTTGGATAGCTGCAAATCGGTGCCAGCTTTATCTGCACGGAGAACAAAAGCTGTGGGATTACGCAGCAGGAAGTTTGATTCTGTCAGAAGCTGGCGGAATGTCATCGTCGTATGATGGCAGCAACGTGTTTAACCAATCCATGCAGGCAAGGTCGGTCATTGCCGCCACACAGCCAGCGCAGTTTGAGCAATGGCAACAACACATCAGCCAACATCTGTAA
- a CDS encoding CbbQ/NirQ/NorQ/GpvN family protein produces MSQAIQPVPLNNQYLIANEPYYQESGDEISLYQAAYDSRIPMMLKGPTGCGKTRFIEHMAWRLGKPLITISCHEDMTASDLIGRYLLNAEGTYWQDGPLTIAARIGAICYLDEVVEARQDTTVAIHSLTDYRRTLSLEKKGELLQAHDDFQLVISYNPGYQTLMKDLKTSTKQRFAALEFEYPDEETEISIVCHETGIDEGTAGRLIQIAKHARNLVGHGLNEGISTRLLVYTAQLIKKGIPPVAACHMALVRPLSDDADIRETLETTVQGCF; encoded by the coding sequence ATGAGTCAGGCAATCCAACCTGTGCCGCTGAACAATCAATATCTGATTGCCAACGAGCCTTACTATCAAGAATCTGGCGACGAAATTTCGCTGTACCAAGCCGCGTATGATTCTCGCATTCCTATGATGCTCAAAGGTCCCACGGGCTGCGGGAAAACACGCTTTATTGAACATATGGCCTGGCGATTGGGTAAACCGCTTATCACGATTTCGTGTCATGAAGACATGACAGCTTCCGACTTAATTGGCCGCTACCTACTCAATGCAGAAGGCACCTACTGGCAAGATGGTCCATTGACGATCGCAGCGAGAATCGGTGCGATTTGTTATCTCGATGAAGTGGTTGAAGCGCGTCAGGATACGACTGTCGCTATTCATTCTCTCACTGACTACCGCCGGACACTGTCTCTGGAAAAGAAAGGTGAGCTGCTGCAGGCACATGACGATTTCCAATTGGTGATTTCCTATAACCCCGGTTACCAAACGCTGATGAAAGACCTTAAGACATCAACGAAACAGCGCTTTGCTGCATTGGAGTTCGAATATCCGGATGAAGAAACCGAAATTTCGATTGTTTGCCATGAAACCGGGATCGATGAAGGAACGGCAGGCCGACTTATTCAAATAGCAAAACATGCCAGGAATCTGGTCGGGCATGGGCTCAATGAAGGTATCTCTACCCGCCTTCTGGTGTATACCGCTCAACTTATCAAGAAAGGCATTCCCCCTGTTGCGGCCTGCCACATGGCTTTGGTTCGTCCGCTGAGCGATGACGCAGACATTCGAGAAACCTTAGAAACAACGGTTCAGGGTTGCTTCTGA
- a CDS encoding class 1 fructose-bisphosphatase: MIRKGTTFTRFIIEDLRKLPEATGDFTLLLNTIVTACKEIADDVSRGQLINVLGSADTENVQGETQKKLDVISNEILIKALEWSGHVGAMASEEMEEVYPIPTKFPKGKYLLVFDPLDGSSNTEVNVSIGTIFSILRCPSGISIPTEQDFLQPGASQVCAGYVLYGPATNLVLSTGQGVNGFTLDRDIGEFILTHPNLTIPEKTSEFAINMSNQRHWEPAVKRYIDEVVEGKEGPRGRDFNTRWVASMVAEVHRILMRGGIFLYPRDSRENVKEGRLRLLYEANPMSFIIEQAGGAASTGRERILSVKPHRLHQRIPVVIGAREEVERVERYHLSMDKES, encoded by the coding sequence ATGATCAGGAAAGGAACGACATTTACACGTTTTATCATCGAAGATTTACGAAAACTGCCCGAAGCGACAGGTGACTTTACCTTGCTGCTCAACACCATCGTCACGGCCTGTAAAGAGATTGCGGACGACGTGAGCCGTGGACAACTCATCAATGTGCTTGGCTCAGCTGATACTGAGAATGTTCAGGGAGAAACCCAGAAAAAGCTCGATGTAATTTCCAATGAAATCCTGATCAAAGCGCTGGAATGGTCAGGGCATGTAGGCGCGATGGCATCGGAAGAAATGGAAGAGGTTTATCCCATTCCCACCAAGTTTCCCAAAGGGAAATACCTGCTGGTTTTCGACCCGTTAGACGGTTCTTCAAACACCGAAGTGAATGTCTCGATTGGGACGATTTTCTCGATTCTGCGCTGTCCGTCGGGTATTTCAATCCCGACAGAGCAGGATTTTTTGCAACCGGGTGCCAGTCAGGTATGTGCAGGATACGTCCTCTATGGACCAGCGACCAATCTGGTGTTGAGCACAGGGCAGGGGGTGAATGGCTTTACGCTGGACAGAGACATTGGCGAGTTCATTCTCACCCATCCTAATCTCACGATTCCCGAAAAGACCAGCGAGTTTGCCATCAATATGTCGAACCAACGCCACTGGGAACCTGCAGTAAAACGCTATATCGATGAGGTTGTCGAAGGTAAAGAAGGCCCTCGGGGACGAGACTTTAATACCCGCTGGGTCGCTTCCATGGTCGCCGAAGTTCACCGGATTCTAATGCGTGGCGGCATATTTCTATATCCGCGGGACAGCCGTGAGAACGTGAAAGAAGGGCGCTTGCGTCTACTTTATGAAGCTAACCCTATGAGCTTCATCATCGAACAGGCCGGAGGCGCAGCATCAACGGGTAGGGAGCGTATTCTCTCCGTTAAACCTCACCGTTTGCATCAACGCATTCCCGTCGTTATCGGTGCCCGAGAAGAAGTGGAAAGGGTGGAACGGTATCACCTCAGCATGGATAAAGAGTCATAA
- a CDS encoding LysR family transcriptional regulator: MHLTLRQLNIFQAVATHLSFTRAASELHLTQPAVSMQIKQLEDNIGLPLFEHLGKSLYLTHAGEELLGYCERISEQLRDAEDAFENMKSLTCGKLKVTVASTANYFAAKLLAEFSQQHPGIKISLKVTNREQLLKDIKSNDCDLVIMGKPPAEFDVEATVFMENPLVVIAPVNHPLSQQKKIPLSVIANEPMVVREKGSGTRFSIERFFLQRGHELNVSAEMSASEAIKQAVSAGLSMGIVSSHTISLELEAGKLTVLDVEDMPIIRHWYLVHRSDKELSPIAQAFSNYLLSVNNYKDKIIKRCSFSK; this comes from the coding sequence ATGCATTTGACGTTAAGACAGCTCAATATCTTTCAAGCGGTGGCGACGCACTTAAGTTTCACGCGCGCTGCCTCTGAACTACACCTCACCCAACCTGCCGTTTCAATGCAAATTAAACAGCTCGAAGACAATATTGGTTTGCCGTTATTTGAGCATTTAGGGAAATCCCTGTATCTCACTCATGCCGGTGAAGAACTTTTAGGTTACTGCGAACGCATTTCCGAACAACTGCGCGATGCGGAAGATGCGTTTGAGAACATGAAATCACTGACCTGCGGCAAACTTAAAGTGACCGTTGCCAGCACCGCGAACTATTTTGCCGCCAAACTTCTGGCTGAGTTTTCCCAGCAACATCCGGGCATTAAAATCAGTCTGAAAGTGACGAACAGAGAGCAGTTGCTCAAAGATATTAAGAGCAACGATTGTGACCTGGTGATCATGGGAAAACCGCCAGCAGAGTTTGATGTAGAAGCCACAGTATTTATGGAGAACCCACTGGTGGTCATCGCCCCTGTGAATCATCCGCTTAGCCAACAAAAGAAGATTCCATTATCTGTGATAGCTAATGAACCTATGGTTGTGAGAGAGAAAGGTTCTGGCACGCGGTTTTCGATTGAACGCTTTTTTCTTCAGCGCGGACACGAACTGAATGTCTCTGCGGAAATGAGTGCAAGTGAAGCGATTAAACAGGCTGTGTCTGCCGGTTTAAGTATGGGAATAGTGTCCAGCCACACTATTTCTCTTGAACTGGAAGCAGGCAAACTGACAGTGTTGGATGTGGAAGACATGCCTATTATACGGCATTGGTATTTGGTTCATCGAAGTGACAAGGAGCTATCACCGATCGCACAAGCGTTCAGTAACTATTTGTTAAGTGTAAATAATTATAAGGATAAGATAATTAAGCGTTGCTCTTTTAGTAAGTGA
- the fba gene encoding class II fructose-bisphosphate aldolase (catalyzes the reversible aldol condensation of dihydroxyacetonephosphate and glyceraldehyde 3-phosphate in the Calvin cycle, glycolysis, and/or gluconeogenesis) has translation MALISLRQLLDHAAEFGYGVPAFNVNNMEQVHAIMGAAASCDAPVILQASAGARTYAGAGFLRHLMLASVEQWPEIPVVVHQDHGASPAVCLQSIQQGFTSVMMDGSLLEDMKTPASYEYNCDVTARVVDMSHTGGVSVEGELGCLGSLETGTAGEEDGSGAEGVLSHDQLLTDPEEAAMFVRQTGVDALAIAIGTSHGAYKFSRPPTGDILAIERVKAIHERIPDTHLVMHGSSSVPQEWLQIINEFGGDMGETYGVPVEEIVEGIRHGVRKVNIDTDLRMASTGAVRRFLAQNPSNFDPRKFLAAATKAMEALCKERYQAFGCAGMASKIKPVNLEVMSARYASGELNPSVR, from the coding sequence ATGGCACTGATCAGTTTGAGACAATTGCTCGACCACGCCGCCGAATTTGGATACGGCGTTCCCGCATTTAACGTCAACAATATGGAGCAGGTACACGCCATTATGGGGGCTGCTGCCAGCTGCGATGCGCCCGTGATCCTGCAAGCGTCAGCGGGAGCCAGAACCTATGCAGGGGCAGGGTTCCTGCGTCATTTAATGCTGGCATCTGTAGAGCAATGGCCAGAAATTCCTGTCGTCGTACATCAGGATCACGGAGCTTCACCCGCAGTCTGCCTGCAATCTATCCAGCAGGGATTTACCTCTGTCATGATGGACGGATCCTTGCTCGAAGACATGAAAACGCCAGCGAGTTACGAATACAACTGCGATGTAACAGCGCGGGTGGTTGATATGTCACACACTGGTGGCGTTTCTGTAGAAGGGGAATTGGGTTGCTTAGGCTCACTCGAAACGGGCACAGCTGGTGAAGAAGACGGCTCTGGTGCAGAAGGGGTGTTGAGCCACGATCAATTGCTGACTGATCCGGAAGAGGCCGCCATGTTTGTGCGTCAAACAGGCGTTGATGCTTTGGCTATCGCCATTGGTACCAGCCATGGCGCTTACAAATTCAGCCGCCCACCAACGGGCGACATTCTTGCCATCGAGCGTGTAAAAGCGATCCACGAAAGGATCCCGGATACGCATTTAGTGATGCATGGTTCATCGTCCGTGCCACAGGAATGGTTGCAAATCATCAATGAGTTTGGTGGTGATATGGGAGAAACCTACGGCGTCCCAGTGGAGGAGATTGTCGAAGGGATCCGCCACGGCGTTCGCAAGGTGAACATTGATACCGACCTTCGCATGGCAAGCACAGGCGCGGTGCGACGTTTCCTCGCACAAAACCCCAGTAACTTTGATCCCAGAAAATTCCTCGCAGCCGCCACCAAAGCCATGGAAGCCTTGTGTAAAGAACGCTATCAAGCCTTTGGCTGCGCAGGCATGGCATCCAAAATCAAACCCGTCAATCTGGAAGTCATGTCTGCCCGTTATGCTTCCGGTGAATTGAATCCCTCCGTCAGATGA
- a CDS encoding form I ribulose bisphosphate carboxylase large subunit: protein MAKSYQAGVKEYRETYWMPEYTPADTDILACFKIEPQPGVPREEAAAAVAAESSTGTWTTVWTDLLTDLDYYKGRAYAIEDVPGDDSTFYAFVAYPIDLFEEGSVVNVLTSLVGNVFGFKAIRGLRLEDVRFPIAYVKTCGGPPNGIQVERDKLNKYGRALLGCTIKPKLGLSAKNYGRACYEGLRGGLDFTKDDENVNSQPFMRWRDRFEYVAEAIHRAERETGERKGHYLNVTAPTPEEMYRRAEFAKELDMPIIMHDYLTAGFTANTGLANWCRENGMLLHIHRAMHAVLDRNPRHGIHFRVLSKCLRLSGGDHLHSGTVVGKLEGDREATLGWIDIMRDRFIKEDRSRGIFFDQDFGSMPGVLPVASGGIHVWHMPALVSIFGDDAVFQFGGGTLGHPWGNAAGAAANRVALEACTQARNEGRVLEREGKDILTQAAKHSPELKAAMETWKEIKFEFDTVDKLDVVHA from the coding sequence ATGGCTAAGAGTTATCAGGCAGGTGTAAAGGAGTACCGGGAAACATACTGGATGCCCGAATATACCCCCGCTGACACCGACATTCTGGCGTGTTTTAAAATCGAACCCCAACCGGGTGTGCCAAGAGAAGAAGCCGCCGCCGCGGTTGCTGCAGAGTCCTCGACCGGTACATGGACAACGGTATGGACTGACTTGCTCACGGATTTGGATTACTACAAAGGACGCGCTTACGCGATTGAGGATGTGCCGGGCGATGACAGTACCTTTTATGCCTTTGTCGCCTATCCCATCGATTTGTTTGAAGAAGGATCTGTGGTTAACGTGCTGACGTCGCTCGTTGGTAATGTATTCGGCTTTAAAGCGATTCGTGGTTTGCGGCTTGAAGATGTGCGATTCCCCATCGCGTATGTGAAAACCTGTGGCGGGCCGCCAAACGGTATTCAAGTCGAGCGCGACAAGCTCAACAAATACGGCCGTGCGCTGTTGGGTTGCACCATTAAACCCAAGCTGGGTTTGTCTGCAAAGAATTATGGTCGCGCGTGTTATGAAGGTCTTCGTGGAGGGTTGGATTTCACTAAAGATGACGAGAACGTGAATTCTCAGCCTTTCATGCGCTGGCGTGATCGTTTCGAGTATGTCGCCGAAGCCATTCACCGCGCCGAGCGAGAAACCGGAGAGCGTAAAGGCCATTATCTGAATGTGACCGCGCCTACCCCGGAAGAAATGTATCGCCGCGCAGAGTTCGCTAAAGAACTCGATATGCCCATCATCATGCACGACTACCTGACCGCGGGTTTTACCGCCAATACAGGTCTGGCGAACTGGTGTCGTGAAAACGGCATGTTGCTGCATATTCACCGTGCGATGCATGCCGTTCTTGATAGAAATCCCCGCCACGGTATTCATTTCCGTGTGCTCTCGAAATGCCTGCGTCTGTCAGGGGGTGATCATCTTCATTCAGGTACCGTGGTGGGCAAACTCGAAGGCGACCGTGAGGCAACGCTGGGCTGGATTGACATCATGCGTGATCGCTTCATTAAGGAAGATCGTTCCCGTGGCATTTTCTTCGACCAGGATTTTGGCTCTATGCCTGGCGTTCTGCCCGTGGCGTCTGGCGGTATCCATGTGTGGCATATGCCTGCTTTGGTCTCTATTTTCGGTGATGACGCAGTCTTCCAATTTGGCGGCGGAACCTTGGGTCACCCTTGGGGTAATGCCGCAGGCGCAGCTGCCAACCGTGTCGCTCTGGAAGCTTGTACACAAGCGCGTAATGAAGGTCGGGTTTTGGAACGTGAAGGCAAAGACATTCTTACGCAAGCAGCGAAACACAGTCCTGAGTTGAAGGCCGCCATGGAAACGTGGAAAGAGATCAAGTTTGAATTCGATACGGTCGACAAACTCGATGTTGTGCACGCTTAG
- a CDS encoding DUF3653 domain-containing protein produces MPNDLNWDSFKVNEDRAVLVTPDGREFHPYELVTFPIWKAEYYALREKYGRISSPPMRPAREPLTVYRGPKRTAPAPWVPTRDKMK; encoded by the coding sequence TTGCCCAATGACCTTAACTGGGACAGTTTTAAGGTCAATGAAGACCGCGCGGTACTCGTGACCCCAGACGGCCGTGAATTTCATCCCTATGAGCTGGTGACGTTCCCCATATGGAAAGCTGAGTATTACGCGCTCAGGGAGAAATACGGGCGTATCTCATCGCCACCCATGCGGCCAGCCCGTGAGCCGTTAACCGTCTATCGTGGCCCCAAGCGCACAGCGCCCGCGCCTTGGGTGCCAACTCGGGACAAAATGAAGTAA
- a CDS encoding phosphoribulokinase: MSVKHPIVAVTGSSGAGTSTVKNAMEQIFRRNQFKAAVIEGDSYHKYDRAEMRERLRRAQEKGKNLSHFGPEGNDFAELEKTFRAYAESGTALRRYYVHNEEEAQLHQSRPGTFTDWSQIPEGSDLLFYEGLHGGVVTAASNVAQYVDLLIGVVPIVNLEWIQKIHRDTHVRGYSREAVTDTILRRMHDYVHYITPQFSLSDINFQRVPMVDTSNPFISRDIPTLDESMVVIRFRDPKKTGVDFQHLLNMIRGSFMSRRNNIVVPGGKMGFAMELIMQPLIEELVLHGSNRVSVETTHDRFSKRVPAL; the protein is encoded by the coding sequence ATGTCAGTGAAACATCCTATTGTGGCAGTAACCGGATCGTCCGGTGCTGGCACCTCAACAGTAAAAAACGCGATGGAACAAATTTTCCGTCGTAACCAGTTCAAAGCCGCCGTGATCGAAGGCGACAGCTACCACAAATACGACCGAGCAGAGATGCGGGAAAGGCTGAGGAGGGCGCAGGAAAAAGGGAAGAACCTGAGTCATTTTGGTCCTGAAGGCAACGATTTCGCCGAACTGGAGAAAACCTTCCGAGCTTATGCAGAATCCGGTACCGCGCTGCGTCGTTACTATGTTCACAACGAAGAGGAAGCCCAGCTTCACCAATCACGACCCGGTACATTCACCGATTGGAGCCAGATCCCCGAAGGATCGGATCTTTTGTTCTATGAAGGTCTGCATGGCGGCGTGGTTACTGCTGCCAGTAATGTCGCGCAATACGTTGACCTTTTAATTGGTGTGGTTCCCATCGTGAACCTGGAATGGATTCAAAAAATCCACCGCGATACCCATGTGCGGGGCTACAGTCGTGAAGCCGTGACTGACACCATTTTGCGTCGCATGCATGATTATGTTCATTACATTACGCCGCAATTTTCACTCTCGGATATCAATTTCCAGCGCGTGCCTATGGTGGATACCTCGAACCCGTTTATCTCGCGCGATATTCCTACTTTGGACGAAAGCATGGTGGTGATTCGTTTCCGCGACCCTAAGAAAACCGGCGTTGATTTCCAGCACCTGCTCAATATGATCCGCGGTTCGTTTATGTCCAGACGTAACAATATCGTCGTGCCTGGCGGAAAAATGGGATTCGCGATGGAGTTGATCATGCAACCACTGATTGAAGAACTGGTGCTGCACGGCTCTAACCGCGTGAGTGTTGAAACCACCCATGATCGCTTCTCGAAGCGCGTGCCAGCGCTGTAA